In Pieris rapae chromosome 18, ilPieRapa1.1, whole genome shotgun sequence, one genomic interval encodes:
- the LOC111000024 gene encoding odorant receptor 22c-like, producing the protein MLIISILLQIFETAFITTEFIDVFFVKANLDLLLTNLKFSMQGAVNICKAWSFIAWQKDWRAVCDYVTRADIANRSSLDPKKKENIESFTKYCRIAELEALKIDTAAIFDSSESDAIDRIRDCHKRHIELIHYSGLYNSCTSPILLLYSLMCTVVLCSTAYQITSLETSKTQQLMTVMYLIFGVAQLFLYCWHSNEVLYASMDLIRGPYESKWWTQSPSHQRNLFILVVQLSKIITFTAGPFTDLTVATFINILKGAYSYYTLL; encoded by the exons ATGTTGATTATATCCAtccttttacaaatatttgaaaccGCTTTCATTACAACCGAGTTTATAGATGTCTTCTTTGTCAAGGCAAACTTAGATTTGCTATTAACAAACCTCAAGTTTTCGATGCAAGGTGCTGTTAATATATGCAAAGCTTGGTCATTTATCGCCTGGCAAAAAGATTGGAGGGCTGTCTGTGACTATGTGACGAGGGCAGATATTGCTAATAGATCTTCTTTAGACCCCAAaaagaaggaaaacattgaaagTTTCACCAAGTACTGTAGAATA gcTGAGTTGGAGGCGTTGAAAATTGATACGGCGGCCATATTTGATAGCTCTGAAAGTGACGCGATTGACAGAATCAGAGATTGTCATAAAAGGCACATTGAGCTGATACA TTACAGCGGGCTGTACAATTCCTGTACATCACCGATTTTATTACTCTACAGTTTAATGTGTACAGTAGTACTCTGTTCCACAGCTTATCAAATCACCAGT CTTGAGACGAGTAAAACGCAGCAGTTAATGACAGTCATGTACCTTATATTTGGTGTGGCCCAACTCTTTCTTTACTGCTGGCATAGTAATGAAGTGCTATACGCT AGTATGGATCTAATCCGTGGACCGTATGAAAGCAAATGGTGGACGCAAAGCCCATCTCATCAAAGAAACCTATTCATTCTCGTTGTTCAATTGtccaaaattattacattcacCGCTGGGCCATTTACCGATCTCACTGTTgctacttttataaat ATACTGAAAGGCGCTTACAGTTATTACACGCTGCTTTAA